A genome region from Pseudomonas sp. N3-W includes the following:
- a CDS encoding efflux RND transporter permease subunit: protein MGFNLSEWALRNRQIVLFLMLLLAVVGALSYTKLGQSEDPPFTFKAMVIRTNWPGATAQEVSRQVTERIEKKLMETGEYERIISFSRPGESQVTFVARDSMHSAEIPDLWYQVRKKISDIRQTLPPGIQGPFFNDEFGTTFGNIYALTGDGFDYAVLKDYADRIQIQLQRVKNVGKVELLGLQDEKIWIELSNVKLATLGLPLAAVQQALEEQNAVSTAGFFETGSERLQLRVSGNFQTVDQIKHFPIRVGDRTFRISDVADVRRGFNDPPAPRMRFMAEDAIGLAVAMEDGGDILVLGKALEVEFERIQKNLPAGMQLRKVSDQPAAVKTGVGEFVQVLVEALVIVLLVSFFSLGVRTGMVVALTIPLVLAMTFACMYYLGIGLHKISLGALVLALGLLVDDAIIAVEMMAIKMEQGFDRIKAASYAWTSTAFPMLTGTLITAAGFLPIATAQSGTGEYTRSIFQVVTIALLASWVAAVVFVPYLGEKLLPDLAKIHAVKHGTGDGQPDPYGTPFYQRVRRLVEWCVRRRKTVITLTVVLFIASVVLFRFVPQQFFPASGRLELMVDLKLAEGASLSNTAGEVKRLEALLKDHAGIDNYVAYVGIGSPRFYLPLDQQLPAASFAQFVVLAKTIEERETLRTWLIDTLNEQFPVLRSRVTRLENGPPVGYPVQFRITGEYIEEVRALARKVAAKVRENPHVTNVHLDWEEPSKVVYLNIDQDRARALGVSTANLSKFLQSSLTGSSVSQYREDNELIEILLRGTVRERTELSLLPSLAVPTDNGKSVALSQIATLEYGFEEGIIWHRNRLPTVTVRADIYGKEQPATLVQQIMPTLDPVRAELPDGYLLEVGGTVEDSARGQDSVKAGVPLFIVVVLTLLMLQLRSFSRTAMVFLTAPLGLIGVTLFLMVFRQPFGFVAMLGTIALSGMIMRNSVILVDQIEQDIAAGLKPWDAIIEATVRRFRPIVLTALAAVLAMIPLSRSVFFGPMAVAIMGGLIVATALTLLFLPALYAAWFRVKRGGPL, encoded by the coding sequence ATGGGTTTCAATCTTTCCGAATGGGCGCTGCGCAACCGCCAGATCGTACTGTTCCTGATGCTTTTGCTGGCCGTCGTCGGTGCGCTTTCCTACACCAAACTCGGCCAAAGCGAAGACCCGCCGTTCACCTTCAAGGCCATGGTGATCCGCACCAATTGGCCGGGTGCCACAGCCCAGGAAGTTTCGCGCCAGGTGACCGAGCGCATTGAAAAAAAGCTGATGGAAACCGGCGAGTACGAACGCATTATCTCGTTCTCACGCCCCGGCGAATCCCAAGTGACGTTTGTTGCCCGGGATTCGATGCATTCGGCCGAGATTCCGGACCTGTGGTATCAGGTCCGCAAGAAAATCAGCGACATCCGCCAGACCTTGCCACCCGGCATTCAAGGGCCGTTTTTCAATGATGAATTCGGTACCACTTTTGGCAACATCTACGCCCTGACGGGCGATGGTTTTGACTACGCGGTGCTCAAGGACTACGCCGACCGGATCCAGATCCAGCTGCAACGGGTCAAGAATGTCGGCAAGGTCGAGCTGCTCGGTTTGCAGGACGAGAAGATCTGGATCGAACTGTCCAACGTCAAACTGGCTACCCTCGGACTGCCGTTGGCGGCAGTGCAGCAGGCGCTTGAAGAACAGAATGCGGTGTCCACGGCCGGGTTCTTTGAGACTGGAAGCGAGCGATTGCAGCTACGGGTCTCGGGAAATTTTCAGACAGTCGATCAGATAAAACACTTCCCGATCCGGGTGGGTGATCGCACGTTCCGTATATCCGATGTGGCAGACGTGCGTCGCGGTTTCAACGATCCACCGGCGCCGCGCATGCGCTTCATGGCCGAAGACGCGATTGGCCTGGCCGTAGCGATGGAGGACGGTGGCGACATTCTGGTGTTGGGCAAGGCGCTGGAAGTCGAGTTCGAACGCATCCAGAAAAACCTCCCCGCCGGTATGCAGTTGCGCAAGGTGTCGGACCAGCCGGCAGCGGTTAAAACCGGGGTGGGCGAATTCGTTCAGGTATTGGTGGAAGCGCTGGTGATTGTATTGCTGGTGAGCTTTTTCTCGCTAGGCGTGCGCACCGGTATGGTGGTGGCGCTCACCATCCCACTGGTGTTGGCGATGACCTTCGCCTGCATGTATTACCTTGGCATCGGTCTGCACAAGATTTCCCTTGGGGCATTGGTGCTGGCACTGGGGTTGCTGGTGGACGATGCGATCATTGCCGTTGAAATGATGGCGATCAAAATGGAGCAGGGCTTCGACCGCATCAAGGCTGCCAGTTACGCCTGGACCAGCACCGCGTTTCCTATGCTCACTGGCACGCTGATCACTGCAGCCGGTTTCCTGCCGATTGCCACCGCGCAATCGGGCACCGGTGAATACACCCGTTCGATCTTCCAGGTGGTAACCATTGCGCTACTCGCATCGTGGGTTGCCGCGGTGGTGTTCGTGCCGTATCTGGGGGAAAAACTCCTGCCGGATCTGGCGAAAATTCACGCCGTAAAACACGGCACTGGCGATGGCCAGCCTGACCCGTATGGCACGCCGTTTTACCAGCGCGTACGGCGACTGGTGGAGTGGTGTGTGCGTCGGCGAAAAACCGTGATTACCCTGACCGTGGTGTTGTTTATCGCCTCCGTCGTGCTGTTCCGGTTTGTCCCGCAACAGTTTTTCCCGGCGTCGGGGCGACTGGAACTGATGGTCGATCTGAAGCTGGCCGAAGGTGCTTCCCTGAGCAACACCGCCGGCGAGGTCAAACGTCTCGAAGCGCTGCTCAAGGATCACGCCGGCATTGATAACTATGTGGCGTATGTCGGCATTGGCTCGCCGCGTTTCTACCTGCCGTTGGACCAGCAACTGCCGGCGGCAAGCTTCGCTCAGTTTGTGGTGTTGGCAAAAACCATCGAGGAGCGCGAAACCCTGCGCACCTGGTTGATCGACACCCTCAATGAACAGTTTCCGGTCCTGCGCTCGCGGGTCACGCGTCTGGAAAATGGTCCGCCGGTTGGCTATCCGGTGCAGTTCCGGATAACCGGCGAATACATCGAGGAAGTCCGTGCGCTGGCGCGTAAGGTGGCGGCCAAGGTTCGCGAAAACCCGCATGTGACCAACGTTCATCTGGACTGGGAGGAACCAAGCAAAGTCGTGTACCTGAATATCGATCAGGACCGCGCCCGTGCGCTGGGCGTGAGCACGGCCAACCTGTCGAAGTTCTTGCAGAGTTCGCTGACCGGCTCCAGTGTCAGCCAGTATCGCGAAGACAATGAGTTGATCGAAATTCTGCTGCGCGGCACGGTGCGTGAGCGCACAGAGTTGTCGTTGCTGCCGAGCCTGGCAGTGCCCACCGATAATGGTAAAAGTGTGGCACTGTCGCAGATCGCCACGCTGGAATACGGTTTTGAAGAGGGCATTATCTGGCACCGCAATCGGCTGCCCACCGTGACGGTTCGCGCCGACATTTATGGCAAGGAACAACCGGCGACCCTGGTGCAGCAGATCATGCCGACGCTGGATCCGGTTCGTGCCGAATTGCCTGACGGTTATTTACTGGAGGTGGGCGGCACGGTTGAGGATTCGGCGCGTGGGCAGGACTCGGTGAAGGCGGGTGTGCCGCTGTTTATCGTGGTGGTGCTGACGTTGCTGATGCTGCAGTTGCGCAGTTTTTCGCGCACGGCGATGGTGTTTCTGACGGCGCCGTTGGGGTTGATCGGGGTGACGTTGTTTCTGATGGTGTTCCGGCAGCCGTTCGGGTTTGTTGCGATGTTGGGGACTATCGCGCTTTCCGGGATGATCATGCGTAATTCGGTGATTCTGGTGGATCAGATCGAGCAGGATATTGCGGCGGGGCTCAAGCCCTGGGATGCAATTATCGAGGCGACGGTGCGGCGGTTCCGGCCGATTGTGTTGACGGCGCTGGCGGCGGTGTTGGCGATGATTCCGTTGTCGCGCAGTGTGTTTTTTGGGCCGATGGCGGTGGCCATTATGGGTGGGTTGATTGTGGCGACGGCGTTGACGTTGCTGTTTTTGCCTGCGCTTTATGCGGCCTGGTTTCGGGTCAAGCGGGGTGGGCCGTTGTGA
- a CDS encoding DUF4197 domain-containing protein, translating to MLRPTLRFTALCAGLMMSASALALSLSDLSQGDATGGLKDALTQGAQIAVKQLGAPGGFSNNPQVKIELPGKLGKVATKMKQFGMGDQVDQLETSMNKAAETAVTQAQPILVDAVKKMSVADAKGILSGGKDSATQYLDKSSREQIRVKFLPIVKQATDQVGLAKQYNSFAGQAATLGVLDAKNANIENYVTEQALNGLFEMIGKQEETIRQNPAAAATSLAKKVFGTL from the coding sequence ATGCTCCGCCCTACCCTCCGCTTCACCGCCCTGTGTGCAGGCTTGATGATGTCCGCCAGCGCCCTGGCGCTGTCGCTCAGCGACCTGTCGCAAGGCGATGCCACCGGTGGCCTCAAGGACGCCCTAACCCAAGGCGCGCAAATCGCCGTGAAACAACTCGGCGCGCCGGGTGGCTTCAGCAACAACCCGCAGGTGAAGATTGAACTGCCGGGCAAGCTGGGTAAAGTCGCCACCAAGATGAAACAGTTCGGCATGGGTGATCAGGTCGATCAGCTGGAAACCAGCATGAACAAAGCGGCTGAAACGGCCGTGACTCAGGCGCAGCCGATCCTGGTAGATGCCGTGAAGAAAATGAGCGTGGCCGACGCCAAAGGCATACTCAGCGGCGGCAAGGACTCAGCCACCCAGTACCTGGACAAGTCCAGCCGTGAGCAGATTCGCGTCAAGTTCCTGCCTATCGTCAAGCAGGCCACCGACCAGGTTGGCCTGGCCAAACAATACAACTCGTTCGCCGGCCAGGCTGCGACCCTGGGTGTGCTGGATGCGAAGAACGCCAACATCGAAAACTACGTCACCGAGCAGGCGCTGAATGGCTTGTTCGAGATGATCGGCAAACAGGAAGAAACCATCCGCCAGAACCCGGCAGCTGCGGCCACCAGTTTGGCCAAGAAAGTATTTGGTACGCTCTAA
- a CDS encoding YbaY family lipoprotein, with amino-acid sequence MKKLSLLGLAALLCACQSIQPAAKTSLDGEVFYLQRIALPPSAVLSVSLQDVSLADAPAVVLDEQKGPVKGQVPLPFHLSYDPSQVKPGHRYSVSARIEVNGELMFISTENHAVQLDGNDPQPLKIRVDAVR; translated from the coding sequence ATGAAAAAACTTTCTCTCCTTGGACTTGCCGCTTTGCTATGCGCCTGCCAATCCATACAACCCGCCGCCAAAACCAGCCTTGATGGCGAAGTCTTCTACCTGCAACGCATCGCCCTGCCACCGAGTGCCGTTCTGAGCGTCAGCCTGCAAGATGTCTCCCTCGCCGACGCGCCGGCCGTGGTCCTAGACGAACAGAAAGGCCCGGTCAAAGGCCAGGTGCCGCTGCCGTTTCATCTGAGCTACGACCCGTCGCAGGTCAAACCCGGTCATCGTTATTCGGTCAGTGCACGCATTGAGGTCAACGGTGAGCTGATGTTCATCAGCACCGAGAACCATGCCGTGCAGCTGGATGGCAACGACCCTCAGCCGCTGAAAATCCGTGTCGATGCCGTCCGCTAA
- a CDS encoding YbaY family lipoprotein — protein sequence MTNSTRTIGGKVHYLPRIGLIRNSTLYVILEDVSRADVPAKKLASQIIPNAEVAGLSFNLEYDDVDVIPGHSYAISAHIKTDDRLIFTTTERHSVELGVDYLQPLEILVHLV from the coding sequence ATGACTAACAGCACCAGAACTATCGGTGGCAAGGTTCACTATCTTCCGAGAATCGGGCTTATTCGGAACTCGACGCTTTATGTCATCCTGGAAGACGTCTCCCGGGCCGATGTTCCCGCCAAAAAACTTGCCTCCCAGATCATACCTAATGCAGAAGTCGCAGGTTTGAGCTTTAACCTTGAGTACGACGATGTAGATGTAATCCCTGGCCACAGTTATGCGATCAGTGCACACATCAAAACCGACGACCGCCTGATCTTTACGACCACCGAACGTCATTCTGTAGAGCTGGGTGTCGACTATTTGCAACCACTGGAAATTCTGGTCCACCTGGTTTAA
- a CDS encoding YbaY family lipoprotein, with product MSLYVITATFHLPDDYALPDTGGTEVKIRNITDRATPINHSVWGTPRLPTESPKRFTFNIDSDSTAVGDEFAINVNMTHEGTELLLDIEHTFRWGGDNEEVDIHLSPVGYISVHKTFIPRIAYPEDSKMTVKLIEKPADGGPEIVVSEGSILTAATQPFYLRYNPQTIKPAQRYRLTAVFEIHGGKYLTLGVHPRELVLMPEKKRISFGG from the coding sequence ATGAGCCTCTATGTCATTACTGCAACTTTTCATTTGCCCGATGACTATGCCCTGCCCGACACCGGGGGCACTGAAGTCAAGATACGCAACATCACGGACCGAGCAACACCAATCAATCACAGTGTGTGGGGGACGCCGCGACTCCCGACTGAATCTCCCAAACGATTTACCTTCAACATTGACTCCGACTCGACGGCGGTAGGCGACGAGTTTGCAATCAACGTCAACATGACACATGAAGGCACTGAGTTATTACTTGATATCGAGCACACTTTCAGATGGGGCGGCGACAATGAGGAAGTTGATATTCACCTCAGCCCCGTGGGTTATATCTCGGTCCATAAAACCTTCATACCCAGGATTGCCTATCCTGAAGACTCGAAGATGACGGTCAAGCTGATTGAAAAGCCTGCAGACGGTGGACCGGAAATTGTTGTGAGCGAGGGTAGCATCCTGACCGCTGCCACCCAACCGTTCTACCTGCGTTATAACCCGCAGACTATCAAACCGGCACAACGTTACAGACTGACAGCCGTGTTTGAGATCCATGGGGGCAAATACTTGACCCTCGGTGTACATCCTCGCGAGTTGGTATTGATGCCTGAGAAGAAACGAATATCGTTTGGAGGCTGA
- the plsB gene encoding glycerol-3-phosphate 1-O-acyltransferase PlsB, with protein sequence MTRSPFRRLVFGTLRRLLYLWVRSETINQSSFTLNLDRSRPVFYVLQNPSLTDLAVVDTECTKAGLPRPVLPVSVGDLLEPAAFFYLTPEPDFLGRQDKRGAPPTLTRLVSALSQNAAEDAQIIPVSVFWGQSPDSESSPWKLLFADSWAVTGRLRRLLSIIVLGRKTRVQFSAPIHLRELIDHNKGHERTVRMAQRILRVHFRNLKAAVIGPDISHRRNLVKGLLNQPLVKQAILDEAEREKISPEKAKAQALRYGNEIASDYTYTAIRFLEVVLSWFWNKIYDGIKVNHIEGVQKVAQGHEVIYVPCHRSHIDYLLLSYLLFRNGLTPPHIAAGINLNMPVIGSLLRRGGAFFMRRTFKGNPLYTSVFNEYLHTLFTKGFPVEYFVEGGRSRTGRMLQPKTGMLAITLRSFLRSSRMPIVFIPVYIGYERVLEGRTYLGELRGASKKKESIFDIFKVIGALKQRFGQVAVNFGEPIKLAEFLDSEQPDWRQQELGPQYKPAWLNETTNRLGEKVAQHLNEAAAINPVNLVALALLSTTRLALDDRAMARVLDLYLALLRKVPYSPHTTLPEGDGRALIEHVKDMDLLSEQSDALGKILYLDEQNAVLMTYYRNNVLHIFALPALLASFFQSASRMSREQILRYARALYPYLQAELFIRWSMDELDAVIDQWLDAFVEQGLLRFENNVYLRPAPSSRHFVLLTLLSKSIAQTLQRFYMTVSLLLNSGQNTLSAEELEDLCTVMAQRLSILHGLNAPEFFDKSLFRHFIQTMLDLDVLRRDEAGKLSYHELLGELAEGAAKRVLPAEIRLSIRQVALHRSEDAAELVKPADPSR encoded by the coding sequence ATGACCCGCTCCCCGTTCCGCCGTCTTGTGTTTGGCACCCTGCGCCGACTGCTGTACCTCTGGGTTCGCTCGGAGACGATCAACCAGTCGTCGTTCACCCTCAACCTCGACCGCAGTCGTCCGGTGTTCTACGTCCTGCAAAACCCTTCGCTGACCGACCTGGCCGTGGTCGACACCGAGTGCACCAAGGCCGGCCTGCCGCGTCCGGTGCTGCCAGTGTCGGTGGGTGATCTGCTGGAGCCCGCCGCGTTCTTTTACCTGACGCCGGAGCCCGACTTCCTCGGCCGCCAGGACAAACGTGGTGCGCCGCCAACCCTGACCCGGCTGGTCAGCGCGCTGAGCCAGAATGCTGCCGAAGATGCGCAGATCATCCCGGTCAGCGTGTTCTGGGGCCAATCGCCGGACAGCGAATCGAGCCCGTGGAAACTGCTGTTCGCCGACAGCTGGGCGGTCACCGGGCGTCTGCGCCGCTTGCTCAGCATCATCGTGCTGGGGCGCAAGACCCGCGTGCAGTTCTCCGCGCCGATCCACCTGCGCGAATTGATCGACCACAACAAGGGCCACGAGCGCACCGTACGTATGGCCCAGCGCATCCTGCGGGTGCACTTTCGCAACCTGAAAGCCGCCGTGATCGGCCCGGACATTTCCCACAGGCGCAATCTGGTCAAGGGCCTGCTCAATCAGCCACTGGTCAAGCAGGCCATCCTCGACGAAGCCGAGCGCGAGAAAATCTCCCCGGAAAAAGCCAAGGCCCAGGCCCTGCGCTACGGCAACGAGATCGCCTCGGACTACACCTACACCGCCATCCGCTTTCTGGAAGTGGTGCTGAGCTGGTTCTGGAACAAAATCTACGACGGCATCAAGGTCAACCACATCGAAGGCGTGCAGAAGGTCGCCCAGGGTCACGAAGTGATCTACGTGCCGTGCCACCGCAGCCACATCGACTACCTGTTGCTGTCGTACCTGCTGTTTCGCAACGGCCTGACCCCGCCGCACATCGCCGCCGGGATCAACCTCAACATGCCGGTGATCGGCAGCCTGCTGCGGCGCGGCGGCGCGTTCTTCATGCGCCGCACGTTCAAGGGCAACCCGCTGTACACCTCGGTGTTCAACGAATACCTGCACACCCTGTTCACCAAAGGCTTCCCGGTCGAGTACTTCGTCGAAGGCGGCCGCTCACGCACCGGACGCATGCTGCAACCAAAAACCGGGATGCTCGCCATCACCTTGCGCAGTTTCCTGCGCTCGTCACGCATGCCCATCGTCTTCATTCCGGTGTACATCGGCTATGAGCGCGTCCTGGAAGGCCGGACGTACCTCGGCGAACTGCGTGGCGCGAGCAAGAAGAAAGAGTCGATCTTCGACATTTTCAAGGTCATCGGCGCCCTCAAGCAGCGCTTCGGCCAGGTCGCGGTCAACTTCGGCGAGCCGATCAAACTGGCGGAATTTCTCGACAGCGAGCAGCCGGACTGGCGCCAACAGGAACTCGGCCCGCAGTACAAACCGGCCTGGCTCAACGAAACCACCAACCGCCTCGGCGAGAAAGTCGCGCAGCATCTGAACGAAGCCGCGGCGATTAACCCGGTCAACCTGGTGGCGCTGGCGTTGCTGTCCACCACCCGCCTGGCCCTGGATGACCGCGCCATGGCGCGGGTTCTGGACTTGTACCTGGCACTGCTGCGCAAAGTCCCGTATTCGCCGCACACCACGCTGCCGGAAGGTGATGGCCGCGCGTTGATCGAGCATGTGAAGGACATGGACCTGTTGTCCGAACAAAGCGACGCACTGGGCAAGATTTTGTATCTGGATGAGCAAAACGCCGTCCTGATGACCTACTACCGCAACAACGTGTTGCACATCTTCGCCCTGCCAGCACTGCTCGCAAGCTTCTTCCAGAGCGCATCGCGCATGAGCCGCGAACAGATCCTGCGCTACGCGCGTGCGCTGTACCCGTACCTGCAAGCGGAGCTGTTCATTCGCTGGTCCATGGACGAACTGGACGCGGTCATCGATCAATGGCTCGACGCCTTCGTCGAACAGGGCCTGCTGCGTTTCGAGAACAACGTGTACCTGCGTCCGGCGCCGAGCTCGCGGCATTTCGTGCTGCTGACGCTCCTGTCGAAAAGCATTGCCCAGACTCTGCAACGCTTCTACATGACCGTGTCGCTGCTACTCAACAGCGGCCAGAACACCCTCAGCGCCGAAGAACTGGAAGACCTGTGCACGGTCATGGCCCAGCGCCTGTCGATCCTGCATGGCCTCAACGCCCCGGAATTCTTCGACAAGAGCCTGTTCCGCCACTTCATCCAGACCATGCTTGACCTCGACGTGCTGCGCCGCGACGAAGCCGGCAAGCTGAGCTACCACGAACTGCTCGGCGAACTGGCCGAAGGCGCAGCCAAGCGAGTGTTGCCGGCAGAAATTCGCTTGTCGATCCGTCAGGTGGCGTTGCACCGCAGTGAAGATGCGGCCGAGTTGGTCAAGCCCGCTGATCCATCCAGATAA
- a CDS encoding cold-shock protein → MSTRETGNVKWFNDAKGYGFIQREDGVDVFVHYRAIRGEGHRSLTEGQQVEYAVVTGEKGLQAEDVVGL, encoded by the coding sequence ATGTCTACACGCGAAACCGGCAACGTGAAGTGGTTTAACGATGCCAAGGGCTATGGCTTCATTCAACGCGAGGACGGGGTGGACGTGTTCGTGCACTACCGCGCCATTCGCGGCGAGGGCCACCGCTCGCTGACCGAAGGCCAGCAGGTTGAATATGCCGTGGTGACCGGTGAGAAAGGGTTGCAGGCTGAGGATGTGGTAGGTCTGTAA
- a CDS encoding putative RNA methyltransferase → MLACPICSEPLNAVDNGVACPAGHRFDRARQGYLNLLPVQHKNSRDPGDNLAMVEARRDFLNAGHYAPVAKRLAELAAGYAPQRWLDIGCGEGYYTAQIAEALPNADGYALDISREAVKRACKRNPALTWLIASMARVPLASGSCQFLASVFSPLDWEEAKRLLSPGGGLMKVGPTSGHLMELRESLYDEVRQYTDDKHLALVPDGMALEHSETLEFKLTLASGQDRANLLAMTPHGWRASAERRAAVIEQVEPFEVTVSMRYDYFVLQ, encoded by the coding sequence ATGCTGGCCTGCCCGATCTGCAGCGAACCGCTGAACGCGGTGGACAACGGCGTGGCCTGCCCCGCCGGGCACCGTTTCGACCGCGCGCGCCAGGGTTATCTGAACCTGCTGCCGGTGCAGCACAAGAACAGCCGCGACCCTGGGGATAACCTGGCGATGGTCGAAGCCCGGCGCGATTTCCTGAACGCCGGGCATTACGCCCCCGTGGCCAAGCGTCTGGCAGAACTGGCCGCCGGCTACGCGCCGCAGCGTTGGCTGGACATCGGCTGCGGCGAGGGCTACTACACCGCGCAGATCGCCGAGGCCCTGCCGAATGCCGATGGCTACGCGCTGGATATTTCCCGGGAAGCCGTCAAACGCGCGTGCAAACGCAATCCGGCGCTGACCTGGTTGATCGCCAGCATGGCACGGGTGCCTTTGGCGTCCGGTAGCTGCCAGTTTCTCGCCAGTGTCTTCAGCCCGCTGGACTGGGAAGAAGCCAAACGCCTGCTCAGCCCCGGCGGCGGCTTGATGAAAGTCGGGCCGACCAGCGGCCATCTGATGGAATTGCGTGAAAGCCTGTACGACGAAGTGCGCCAATACACGGATGACAAGCATCTGGCGTTGGTGCCGGATGGCATGGCGCTGGAACATAGCGAAACATTGGAATTCAAACTGACGCTTGCCAGCGGTCAGGATCGTGCCAACCTGCTGGCCATGACGCCCCACGGCTGGCGCGCCAGTGCCGAACGCCGGGCGGCGGTCATCGAACAGGTCGAACCATTCGAGGTCACCGTGTCGATGCGCTACGATTATTTCGTACTTCAATAA
- the dapE gene encoding succinyl-diaminopimelate desuccinylase translates to MTAHADLSPTLQLAIDLIRRPSVTPVDADCQKQMMQRLGDAGFKLEPMRIEDVDNFWATHGKHDGPVLCFAGHTDVVPTGPVTAWQIDPFNALIDEHGMLCGRGAADMKGSLASMTVAAERFVADYPDHKGKVAFLITSDEEGPAHHGTKAVVERLAARNERLDWCIVGEPSSTTLVGDVVKNGRRGSLGAKLTVRGIQGHVAYPHLAKNPIHLAAPALAELAAEHWDHGNDFFPPTSFQISNVNSGTGATNVIPGDLVAVFNFRFSTESTVEGLQKRVADILDKHGLDWHVDWALSGLPFLTEPGALLDAVASSIKDITGRETKASTSGGTSDGRFIATMGTQVVELGPVNATIHQVNERVLAADLDVLTEIYYQTLIKLLA, encoded by the coding sequence ATGACGGCCCACGCCGACCTTTCGCCGACCCTCCAACTCGCCATCGATCTGATCCGCCGTCCGTCCGTGACGCCGGTCGACGCCGATTGCCAGAAGCAGATGATGCAGCGCCTGGGCGATGCCGGTTTCAAGCTGGAACCGATGCGCATCGAAGATGTGGATAACTTCTGGGCTACCCACGGTAAACACGACGGCCCGGTGCTGTGCTTCGCCGGTCACACCGACGTGGTGCCGACCGGTCCGGTTACCGCCTGGCAGATCGACCCGTTCAACGCGCTGATCGACGAACACGGCATGCTCTGCGGCCGTGGTGCGGCAGACATGAAAGGCAGCCTGGCGTCGATGACCGTGGCCGCCGAGCGTTTCGTCGCCGACTACCCGGATCACAAAGGCAAGGTCGCTTTCCTGATCACCAGCGACGAAGAAGGCCCGGCGCATCACGGCACCAAGGCTGTGGTCGAACGCCTGGCCGCACGCAACGAGCGCCTGGACTGGTGCATCGTCGGCGAACCATCGAGCACCACGCTGGTGGGTGACGTGGTCAAGAACGGCCGTCGCGGCTCCCTCGGCGCCAAGCTGACCGTTCGCGGGATTCAGGGCCACGTGGCCTACCCACACCTGGCGAAGAACCCGATCCACCTCGCCGCCCCGGCCCTGGCCGAATTGGCCGCCGAGCATTGGGACCACGGTAACGACTTCTTCCCGCCGACCAGTTTCCAGATTTCCAACGTCAACTCCGGCACCGGCGCGACCAACGTGATCCCCGGTGATCTGGTGGCGGTGTTCAATTTCCGTTTCTCCACCGAATCCACCGTCGAGGGCCTGCAAAAGCGCGTCGCCGACATCCTCGACAAGCACGGCCTGGACTGGCACGTCGACTGGGCGCTGTCCGGCTTGCCGTTCCTCACCGAACCAGGTGCCCTGCTGGACGCCGTCGCGTCGAGCATCAAGGACATCACCGGTCGCGAGACCAAGGCATCCACCAGCGGTGGTACGTCCGACGGGCGCTTCATCGCAACCATGGGCACCCAGGTGGTTGAACTGGGCCCGGTCAACGCAACGATTCACCAGGTCAACGAGCGGGTACTGGCTGCCGACCTCGATGTGCTGACCGAAATCTACTACCAGACCCTGATCAAGTTGCTCGCCTGA